Proteins encoded in a region of the Methanofollis tationis genome:
- a CDS encoding RAD55 family ATPase: MGRVDRANRRTTGLVGLDLALDGGFPRGTTIIAVGTAINGLNLFAGQFWKGEGGTSEEGCYLMLDAEPQEGMTDLQGVDPEQFTDLMHGQRVVVDSLSSVILAYGIEKALGLVRKASVFAVKHEANVLFLLYAGIHAPEDEIRIFRAADGILDLKQTIEGSEVERKMGIFKMKGLDLPRQLVPYNITAEGLELSTTKRVV, from the coding sequence TAGGGCTTGACCTGGCACTCGACGGGGGTTTCCCCAGAGGAACGACGATAATCGCAGTCGGTACGGCCATAAACGGCCTGAACCTCTTCGCCGGGCAGTTCTGGAAAGGGGAGGGCGGGACGTCCGAAGAGGGGTGCTACCTCATGCTTGACGCCGAACCACAGGAGGGCATGACCGATCTGCAGGGCGTCGATCCCGAACAGTTCACCGATCTCATGCACGGCCAGCGGGTCGTGGTCGACTCCCTTTCCTCCGTGATTCTGGCATACGGCATCGAAAAGGCCCTCGGACTCGTCAGGAAGGCGTCGGTGTTCGCCGTGAAGCATGAGGCAAACGTGCTTTTCCTCCTCTACGCAGGCATTCACGCCCCGGAAGACGAAATTCGGATTTTCAGGGCGGCGGACGGCATCCTCGACCTCAAACAGACGATCGAGGGCTCGGAGGTCGAGCGCAAGATGGGGATCTTCAAGATGAAGGGGCTCGACCTGCCGCGCCAGCTCGTGCCCTACAACATCACCGCCGAAGGGCTCGAACTCTCGACAACAAAGCGCGTGGTGTGA
- a CDS encoding methionine synthase, translated as MTVITRLLPTTVVGSYPVVKAGGLKGLLDPLHGAVEAAVADQIKAGIDIISDGQVRGDMITVFVSRLPGIRAQKVIGRVEAPERPLTVTDTKYALSRHPKVKGIVTGPSTLAHGLRIETPIYRGRDELVLDLAQALASEARALEEAGVAMVQIDEPILSTGAADLVVGRQAVNMIASVLRIPSCMHVCGNIGEAIDDILKTQVSVLDFEFSENPENLEVLSEKDLKGRLIGYGCVASADPGVESVETIEKRIRKGVEIFGAENMLIDPDCGLRMLERDVAFGKLSNMVKAAASVRADL; from the coding sequence ATGACCGTGATCACCCGCCTCCTGCCGACGACCGTCGTCGGGAGCTATCCGGTCGTGAAGGCGGGCGGCCTCAAAGGTCTCCTCGACCCCCTTCACGGGGCGGTCGAGGCCGCCGTCGCCGACCAGATAAAGGCCGGGATCGACATCATCTCGGACGGGCAGGTGCGCGGCGACATGATCACCGTCTTCGTCTCCCGTCTCCCGGGGATCAGGGCGCAGAAGGTGATCGGCCGCGTCGAAGCGCCTGAACGGCCGCTCACCGTCACCGATACGAAATACGCCCTCTCCAGGCACCCGAAGGTGAAAGGGATCGTCACCGGGCCATCGACCCTCGCCCACGGATTGCGGATCGAGACCCCGATCTACCGGGGGCGGGACGAACTGGTCCTGGACCTTGCGCAGGCCCTCGCCTCCGAGGCCAGGGCGCTCGAAGAGGCCGGCGTGGCAATGGTCCAGATCGACGAACCGATCCTCTCGACCGGCGCCGCCGACCTGGTGGTCGGGCGCCAGGCGGTGAACATGATCGCCTCGGTGCTTCGGATCCCCTCGTGCATGCATGTCTGCGGCAATATCGGCGAGGCGATCGACGATATCCTGAAGACGCAGGTTTCGGTCCTGGACTTCGAGTTCTCGGAGAACCCCGAGAACCTCGAAGTGCTCTCGGAAAAGGACCTGAAAGGGCGGCTGATCGGGTACGGCTGCGTCGCCTCGGCCGACCCCGGTGTCGAGAGCGTGGAGACGATCGAAAAGCGGATCAGAAAAGGGGTCGAGATCTTCGGCGCCGAGAACATGCTCATCGACCCTGACTGCGGGCTGCGGATGCTTGAGCGTGACGTCGCCTTCGGAAAGCTGTCCAATATGGTGAAGGCGGCTGCATCTGTGCGGGCCGACCTGTAA
- the aspS gene encoding aspartate--tRNA(Asn) ligase has product MRIPISEVTPDIERAEVAGWVHEVRDLGGLTFFLIRDRTGIIQVTIVKKKAPAAVLEAAKAVSRESVVRVAGTVKAIDKAPGGRELNPETFEIVAPCASPLPLDVVEKVPADLDTRLDARFLDVRKPRVAAVFKVRSTVTTAAYEFFTQRGFYNITSPKIVAAATEGGTELFPIAYFEKEAFLNQSPQLYKQMMMAAGFEKVFEIGPIFRAEEHNTVRHLNEATSIDIEVSFADHNDVMNILEDLVAFQYAAVADHCADAIADIGIEFEIPKTPFPRLPYAEAIEIAARKIEEPIAYGDDLSTPAERAIGEEMGEHYFVVDWPSAIRPYYAMPYENDPSISKSFDMMHPRMELSSGAQRVHQHDLLVRQIEAKGLNPDSFEFYLQPFAYGMPPHAGWGLGMERLVMTMLGLQNIREAVLFPRDRHRVVP; this is encoded by the coding sequence ATGCGCATTCCGATCAGTGAGGTAACCCCCGATATTGAGCGTGCCGAAGTCGCCGGCTGGGTCCATGAGGTCCGCGACCTTGGCGGTCTCACCTTCTTTTTGATCCGCGACCGGACCGGGATCATCCAGGTCACCATCGTCAAGAAGAAGGCTCCGGCTGCGGTTCTTGAAGCCGCAAAAGCGGTTTCGAGAGAGTCGGTCGTCCGGGTCGCCGGGACCGTGAAGGCGATCGACAAGGCGCCCGGCGGCCGCGAGCTCAACCCCGAGACTTTCGAGATCGTCGCCCCCTGTGCAAGCCCGCTCCCCCTCGACGTGGTCGAGAAGGTGCCGGCCGACCTCGACACCCGTCTCGACGCCCGGTTCCTCGACGTGAGAAAGCCCCGCGTGGCGGCGGTCTTCAAGGTCAGGAGCACGGTCACCACCGCCGCCTACGAGTTTTTCACGCAGCGCGGCTTCTATAACATCACCTCCCCGAAGATCGTCGCCGCCGCCACCGAAGGCGGGACCGAACTCTTCCCGATCGCCTACTTCGAGAAGGAGGCGTTTCTCAACCAGAGCCCGCAGCTCTACAAGCAGATGATGATGGCCGCCGGGTTCGAGAAGGTCTTTGAGATCGGGCCGATCTTCCGGGCCGAGGAGCACAACACCGTCAGGCACCTCAACGAGGCCACTTCGATCGATATCGAGGTTTCGTTCGCCGACCACAACGATGTGATGAATATCCTCGAGGACCTTGTCGCCTTCCAGTATGCCGCCGTCGCCGACCATTGCGCCGACGCCATCGCCGATATCGGCATCGAGTTCGAGATCCCGAAGACCCCCTTCCCGCGGCTGCCCTATGCTGAGGCGATCGAGATCGCTGCACGGAAGATCGAGGAGCCGATCGCCTACGGCGACGACCTCTCCACCCCGGCGGAGCGGGCGATCGGCGAGGAGATGGGGGAGCATTACTTCGTCGTCGACTGGCCGAGTGCGATCAGGCCGTACTACGCCATGCCGTACGAGAACGACCCCTCCATCAGCAAGTCTTTCGATATGATGCATCCAAGGATGGAGCTCTCCTCGGGCGCCCAGCGTGTCCACCAGCACGACCTCCTGGTCAGGCAGATCGAGGCGAAGGGGCTGAACCCGGATAGTTTCGAGTTCTACCTCCAGCCATTTGCGTACGGCATGCCGCCGCACGCCGGCTGGGGCCTCGGGATGGAGCGCCTCGTCATGACGATGCTCGGCCTCCAGAACATCAGGGAAGCCGTGCTCTTCCCGCGTGACCGGCACAGAGTCGTTCCATGA
- a CDS encoding PAS domain S-box protein: protein MKRRSELPDREALRERIIGLGERSVHKSYYPELQERMGDLERFRALLDQSHDAIFLIDAVSGVVVDASRSAWEQSGFTRSAVFGAYFLDLIVPADRGRIYAFMDSSAREKKMPGPLVTSLLRSTGDPIPVEITLKLVRFGGNLYAVAVARDITERQEAERELRIKESALESSTDGILILDLEGRIIYANRAAGEIFGCASPGALNGRAFQAFLTDPDGALSVLRPLTHGPSLHAEFQGQRLDGQVFDLSISGSRVKDEKGCLLCLMLICRDISDQKVVEEMKRRAYEQLERNIEQFAVLGDHIRNPLQGIVGLAAMMDDPAAGQILRLSYLIDDIIARLDRGWVDSENVRQFLRRRENFGR, encoded by the coding sequence ATGAAGCGGCGTTCTGAACTCCCTGACCGCGAGGCCCTCCGGGAACGGATCATCGGGCTTGGCGAGCGGTCGGTTCACAAGAGTTATTATCCCGAGCTGCAGGAGCGGATGGGCGATCTCGAACGGTTCAGGGCGCTGCTCGACCAGAGTCACGATGCCATTTTCCTGATCGACGCCGTCTCCGGCGTGGTGGTCGATGCCAGCAGGTCTGCATGGGAGCAGTCGGGTTTTACGAGGTCGGCCGTTTTCGGCGCATATTTCCTCGACCTGATCGTCCCGGCCGATCGCGGCCGCATCTACGCCTTCATGGACAGCAGCGCGAGAGAGAAAAAGATGCCCGGGCCGCTGGTCACCTCACTGCTCAGATCGACCGGGGACCCGATCCCGGTGGAGATCACCCTGAAACTGGTCAGGTTCGGCGGGAACCTCTATGCCGTCGCCGTGGCGCGGGACATCACCGAGCGCCAGGAGGCCGAGCGCGAGCTGCGGATCAAGGAGAGCGCCCTCGAGTCATCGACCGACGGCATTCTGATCCTGGATCTTGAGGGGCGGATCATCTACGCCAACCGCGCCGCCGGCGAGATCTTCGGATGCGCATCGCCCGGGGCGCTGAACGGCCGCGCATTCCAGGCGTTTCTGACAGACCCCGACGGGGCGCTTTCTGTCCTGAGGCCGCTTACCCATGGGCCGTCGCTCCACGCCGAGTTCCAGGGGCAGAGGCTCGACGGGCAGGTCTTCGATCTCTCTATCTCGGGCTCCCGGGTGAAGGACGAAAAAGGCTGTCTGCTCTGCCTGATGCTCATCTGCCGGGACATCAGCGACCAGAAGGTCGTGGAGGAGATGAAACGCCGGGCCTACGAGCAGCTGGAGCGGAATATCGAGCAGTTCGCCGTCCTCGGCGACCATATCAGAAACCCGCTGCAGGGGATCGTCGGGCTTGCGGCGATGATGGATGATCCCGCGGCCGGGCAGATCCTGCGGTTGTCCTACCTGATCGACGATATCATCGCCCGCCTCGACCGCGGCTGGGTGGACTCGGAGAACGTCAGGCAGTTCCTGCGGCGCCGGGAGAATTTCGGCAGATGA